ACCTGGCCGCCTTTAATCAGATCTACAGGGAATATTTCAGCGAACCATTTCCTGCCAGAACTACGCTGATAGGTTGTTTGGGCGATTTGCTCAAATTTGAAGTGGATGCAGTAGCATCTTATTAAAATAAAAATCATGTCGCATAGGGTTGCTTTATTAGGGATTTATCATGAGTCAAATACCTTCCTGGACAAGCCGACAACACTATCGGATTTCAGGAAGGGGCATTGGCTGAAAGGAGAGGCTATCAGGAAGGAATACCAGGATGCTTTTCATGAGATCGGCGGCATGCTGGAAATACTGGACCGCGAAGGTATTGAAGTGATCCCTGTCATGTACGCGGAAGCTACGCCGGGAGGAATGATCACAGCGGAAACATATGCTGTTCTGTTACAGGAAATGATGGACCTGTTGGAAGAAATATTACCGGTAGATGGCTGCCTGGTGGTGCCGCATGGGGCAGGTGTGAGCGAAGCTTTTGCAGATATGGACGGACATTGGTTAAGCCAGTTGAGAGCGCGTGTGGGTACAAAAATTCCAATCATCGGTACGTTGGATCCGCATTGCAATATCAGTCAAAGTATGGTGGCTGCCACCGATGCACTGGTTACCTATAAAACAAATCCGCATGTTGATCAGCGGCAGACCGGGAAAGAAGCAGCGTTGCTAATGGTCAATCATTTAAAGGGAAAGATACAGCCACAGCAGATCTTGCAGGCATTGCCTTTAGCCATCAGTATTGAACAACAACATACGGAGAGTGAACCCTGTCTGAGCTTATACGCATACGCGCATCAGTTGCGTGAGCAGGAAGGAATCCTGTCACTCAGCATTTCACTTGGATTTCCGTATGCAGATGTAACCGAAATGGGATCGTCTGTGATCGTGATAGCGGATCAGGATATAGCACTGGCCTTGTCAACAGGACAAAAAATAGAAGCCTATATCCGGGAGCATCTCAAAGATTTTAGTGGCAGGAAAATAGACGTGGCCCACGCATTAGCTTTATTGGAAGATAGTCCGAAACCAGTACTGATGCTGGATATGGGAGATAATATCGGCGGTGGATCACCGGGAAACAGTACCTGCTTATTGGAAGCATTGGAAGCGCATGGGAAATGCAGTTACTTTATTTGTTTGTGTGATCCTGAAGCGGTTGCATCGGCATCGGCATACAAAATCGGGGAGACTTATCAGCTGATCATAACAGCCGATGATACCAATGCCAAGAAACTGGAGATTGATGTTACGTTGCTTCAACTCGCCGATGGAAAGTTTATGGAGTCGAATCCCAGGCATGGGGGACAAGTGAACTTTGACATGGGAAATATTGCCATCGTTTCAACGGCACAGGGAAGTATCATCATGTTTACTTCCCTTCGCATGCCACCATTTAGCCTGCAACAATTACTTGCCTTTAATATTAACCCGGAAGATGTGGATGTGCTGGTAGCAAAAGGGGTGAATGCACCCATTGCGGCGTATGCGCCGGTTTGTGCTACTATCATACAAGTGGATACACCTGGTGTAACCCGGGCCGATATGACACTTTTTACTTATCATAACAGGCGTAAACCCTTGTTTCCGTTTGAAAAATGACACTTATTCATGACCATGGGAACCGAAAAAGTGATAAACAGCCGTGTGGAAAAGATCGCAGATTTCCCGTTCTATACAGAAGGTCCTGCCATTGATAGCCAGGGTAATATTTATTGCACCACCCTCACCGGAGGAAGCATCCTGAAAGTGGATCGTGCGCAAAGGATCACCCATTGGGCATCTTCAGACTGTCCCAATGGACAGATTATTTTACCTAATGATGAACACCTGATATGTGATATTGGACAGGCTGCCATCCGGCGGTTTGATGCCGAGGGGCAGTTTATCCGGAATGATATTGAAAAGTTTTGCGACGATATTCCCATTCATACACCAAACGATCTTGTGGTAGACGCAAGTGGCAATATTTATTTTACAGACTCCATCAGAGAAGAAGGGAAGATTTGTTTTGTGGGTATAGATGGAACGCAGCGCATATTGGCTTCGGGCCTGGATTATCCCAATGGTCTCGTTGTTTCGCCTGATCAGCAATGGCTTTATATCGCAGAAAGTTATAAGAACAGGATCATCAGGATTGATCTGAAACAGCCTGGTGTAGCCATGAGTGACATCAAAGTTTTTGCAGCATTGCCCGTTCATCCTGCTGGCAAACCGGAAAATAACCTGCCTGATGGCCTGACCCTGGATGCAGGGGGAAACCTGTGGGTAGCGCATTACGGCATGCAGGCAGTACATCAGTTATCACCGGATGGACAGCTATTATTATCCATCAACACCGCTATTCCATTAACCAGTAACCTGGTTTTCGTGGATGAATATACCTTGATTGTTACCGGCGGACATGGAGAACCCGGACCGGGTTCATTACATAAGATCCATTTGTTGCCTTGAATGAATATTTGTGCGGTTATCTGAATCAATACTATGGAATATATTAACGTACACGGATATACTATATCCAGGCTTACACTGGGTACGGTTGCTCTCGGACTGGATTACGGCATCTCTAACAATAAAGGGAAGCCTGCACCGCAGGAAAGTTTTGAAATTATGTCCTGCGCATTGGCGGCAGGAATCAATACACTGGACACGGCAGGCAGCTATGGAAATGCAGAACAGTTGATCGGTAGTTTCCTGGATCAATGGGAGAACAGATCACCGGTGAATGTGGTGACCAAATTCAAAATTAAACCGGAACACCTGCTTAACCGCAACGAATTAAACCGGGAAATAATACACAGTGTGCGCTCATCTCTTCACCAGCTGAAATTGCAGCGCATATCGGTTTGTTTGCTGCATATGGACAGCTCGTTGCCGATGGATCAGGTGGCTGCAATACTGCCTTCGCTTTTACATGATTTAAAAGCGGAGGGCCTGATCGATATTGGTGGCGTTTCTGTGGATCATCCTGATGAAGTATCATTTTTTTTAGATCATCCGGAGATACAGGCTTTCCAGGTGCCTGTAAATATATTTGATCACAGGTTGATCAATAACGGCTTGTTACAACGCATGCAGCAGAAGAATAAAATTGTATTCGCCCGCAGTGTATTTCTACAGGGGCTTTTTTTTATGTCTGCTGATCAATTAACAGGGAACCTGGTAAAGGCGAAGGCGTATATCAATGCGTTGCATGACCTGGCGGGTCAGGCGGATATGAGTATCGCGCAACTGGCTTTTTCGTATGTGAGAGACCTGCCGGGAATTACCAGTATCGTTTTCGGTGCGGTAAGCGTGGGGCAGGTTATGCAGAATGCGGGTCTGTTGCAAGGCGGTACTATCAGTATGGCATTAAGAGAAAATATCCGCATCTTGTTTGCGGAGATGCCGGAAGATATATTGATTCCGGCCCTTTGGTCTAAATAAATATTCATTTAAAATAAGGCTATCATGAGTATGTTCAGATTAGATGGGAAGATTGCTATTGTTACGGGAGGGGCGGGTTATTTCGGTAAGCCGCTGTCATTGGCATTGGCCGAAGCCGGCGCACAGGTGATCATTGCCTCCAGGGATGTTGCGAAATGTGACGCTTATGCAGCGAAGCTGAGGGCTGCAGGATGGAAAGCGGAAGGATGGGCGCTTGATCAGGGAGAGGAAGCATCTATCGATGCTTTTACAGCAGGGGTAGTAGCGAAATATGGACAGATAGATATCCTGGTAAATAATGCGGTATCCCGCGAAGGGGTAAAAGACCTGGAAGCATTGAGCAAAGCAGATATTGAAAATGCGCAACTCATTAATACAACCGGTCTTTTTTTATTGACGAAGGCTGTTGTTAAAGTGATGCGTGTGCAGCAATCCGGCAATATTATCAATATTGGTTCCATTCAGGGCGTTGTTGGGCCTAACTTTCCGGTGTATGGCGATACGGGCATGTCAAGTCCTGTTAATTACACCTATGATAAATGGGGGATGGTAGGATTTACAAAATGGCTGGCCAATTATTACGGGAAGTTTAATATCAGGGCTAATTGTATCAGTCCTGGCGGTTACGGACCAGGGGTACGTGGCAGTGAAGGAAGAGAAGAATTTATAGAGAATTATAAGCGGTTGACCCCCCTGGGAAGATTTGCGGAAGATGATGATATAAAGGGGCCGGTGGTTTTTCTGGCTTCCCCTGCGGCTGCTTACATAACAGGGCATAACCTGTTGGTAGATGGTGGCTGGACAAACTGGTAACGGATTCTAAAAAATAAAAAAATTGGCGTATGATGGAAACAGCTACTATTCCGGTAAAAACAAAATTGCCGGCACGTGCCTGGCTGGTGGTAGCACTACTCTCCATCGTGGGATGTTTGAATTACCTGGACCGCACCATGATCACCACGATGCGGGAATCAATTATAACAGCTATTCCCATGACTGATTCACAGTTTGGGCTGCTTACTTCCAGCTTCCTGTGGGTGTATGGCTTGTTAAGTCCGTTTGCGGGGTTTCTGGCTGACCGGTTTAACCGCAGCCGTGTGATCATCTGTAGCTTATTTTTGTGGTCTATCGTCACTTGGATGACTGCTTACACCACTACATTCGAAGGCTTGCTGGCAACACGCATCCTGATGGGTGTAAGTGAAGCCTGTTATATTCCTGCTGCGCTGGCATTGATTATGGATTATCACCGCACCAATACCCGCTCGCTGGCTACCGGCATTCATATGGTAGGCATTATGTGTGGATCGGGGATGGGATTTATTGGCGGATGGGTAGCGGAAAAACACCATTGGAGCACCAGTTTTATCCTGCTGGGAATTGTAGGTGTCATCTATGCCGTGATACTTGTTTATACACTTCGGGATGTACCGAAACAAACAAACGAATCGACTACCGCACCATTGGAAGAAAAGATCAGTTTCTTTACCGCTCTGAAAGATTTGTTCGGGCTGCGCTCATTTAACCTGATGCTGGCAGCCTGGGGATTATTGGGCACGGTTACCTGGCTGGTAGTGGGTTGGTTGCCTACTTATCTGCAAGAAAATTTTCACCTCACACAAAGTATGGCCGGGCTTTATGCTACCGGGTTTTACTATCCCGCAGCATTCATCGGTTTATTGTTGGGGGGGTATTGGGCAGACAGGTGGAGCCGCACCAATCCGCGTGCGCGTTTACTCGTTCCCGTTATTGGCCTCAGCATTGGGGCGCCCTGTATTTTTATTGCCAGTTCTACACCTTTTTTAGCCATTGCAGTAGGATGCTTTATGCTTTTCTCGCTGACCAAAGCATTTATAGATACCAACATGATGCCCATACTTTCTATGGCGGCAAATCCGCGTTACCTGGCTACGGGCTATGGTATACTGAACCTGGTTGCCTGTATTATCGGTGGTGTGGGGCTATATGCGGGCGGTGTTTTACGCGATGCACAAATCAATCTCAGCAAAATATACCAGGTGGCTGCCTTGGTTATGATAGCCAGCATCGTGTTGTTGGCGCTGGTACGACCACATACAAAAACGGGCGATAAATAAATTAATCTGAACAACTGCAAATAACGATACCGGAATGGAAAATATAGCATACAAAAAATCGGCACAGCTCCTGGAAAGAGCGAAGAAGGTAATGGCGGGTGGTGTTTCATCCGAATTCAGAAAATATGGCCATCCGCATGCGCTGTTTTATACGCATGGCGAAGGAGCCCACATTTATGATGTGGATGGAAATGACTACCTGGATTTTACACTGAGCCAGGGACCTTTGATCCTGGGACATTCCCATCCCGCTGTTATAAAAGCTGTGAATGAATATACGGCTCATGGACAGCTTTTCGCCGGGCAACATTTGCAGGAACTTGAACTGGCGGAGAAGTTGAACAACCTCATTCCTTCGGCGGAACTAATGCGGTTTTGCCTGGATGGTTCTGAAGCTGTGCAAACCGCTCTCCGGATTGCCAGGGCCACTACCGGCAGAAAAAAATTCCTGCGTTTTGAGGGGCATTATCATGGCTGGCTGGACAATGTATGCTGGGGTATCTCTACTCCTTCAGAAGAAGCTCTTGGCAGCAAAGAAGACCCGCACGTATTTCCCTGGACAGCCGGAATACCGGAACGCGCCCGGGAGGAATTTATCATCCTGCCGTGGAATGATCTGGCATTGCTGGAGAAAACAGTGGCTACACATTATGAAGATATTGCAGCGATCATTACAGAACCGGTGATGTGCAACAACGGGTGTATTATGCCCGTTGAAGGCTTCCTGGAAGGACTCCGGAAGGTCTGTGACCAATACGGTATCGCCCTGATATTTGATGAGGTGATTACCGGGTTCAGACTGGGACTGGGCGGCGCCCAGCAATACTTTGGTATTACTCCTGATATTTCTGTTTTTGCGAAAGCACTGGCAAGCGGATATCCGATCAGCGCAGTGGTAGGCAAAAGGGAGTGGATGAAAGTAATTGAAGAAGCAACCGTTATTCATGCAGGCACAATGAATGCAGGGAATGCCACTGTGGCAGCGGCACTAGCCACTGTTCAGGTACTGGAGGCTGAAATGCCTTACGACCGCTTGTTTCGGTATGGTAAAAAATTAATGGATGGTTTGAGGAATGCCGCCAAGGAAACCAATCAGAACTTACTGGTGCAAGGCCCTGGTCCCATGGTACATATAGGGTTTACGCAACTGGACGCTGTAAAAGATTACAGGGACACCTTACATTACGACCGCGCTAAATTGGGTAAGTTTATGGCCGCTATGCACGACAGGAAAGTAAGGATCATCGGAAGAGGGTTATGGTATATCAGCACGGCACATACGGAAGCAAATATTGATCATGCCATTGCAACGGCGAGAGAGGTATTAGGTAATTTGTAACTGAAACAGCAATATTTTATGAATCATACGCTCATTGATCCACTGACAATACCATTCAGCGCCCTCGGATTGGGGTGTGTAACTTTTGGCCGGGAAATAGATCAGGGGGCTTCCTTTGTTATGATGGATCATGCACTGGCCCATGGGATTACTTTGTTCGATACGGCTTCCGCCTATGGCGGCGGCGCCTCTGAAACGATTGTAGGAGCCTGGCTGACTGCACGCCGGCCTGCAAGAGATACACTTATTATCGCCACAAAACTACTGCCACCTTATGAACCGGTGCAAATCATGGCGGCGGTAGATCAAAGTCTGCAGCGCCTTGGAACCGATACCATCGACCTGTTGTACTTGCATCGCTGGGACCCTTCCATTGAAACAACGGCTGCTCTCGAAACTTTTCAGGCGCTAATACAAAGTGGAAAAATACGCATGCTTGGCGCCAGTAATTTCAATGCAGCACAAATCAGTGAAACATTGCGCCGACAGGCAGCACTCGGATATGCACGTCTCGGGTCATTTCAGAATAACCACAACCTCGCCGTGAGTGATATCGATGAAGCAATATTCAACATTGCTGCGGAACATAACATAGCGTTGGTTACTTACAGTCCGCTCGGCGCGGGCTTTCTTACGGGCAAATATCAGCAGGGGATGCCGGGTAGTACCCGTTTCTCTGTGATACCGGGTCACCAGGATATTTATTTTCAGGAGGCTGCTTGCCGGCGGTTGGATACCCTTCAGAAAGTGGCGGCAAGTACTGGTCATTCACCGGTGCATCTCGCATTGGCCTGGGCGATGCACCAGCCGGGCGTAACGTCTGTACTCGTGGGTGGTCGCAATACAGCGCAGCTGGATCAGGCATTTGCCGCGCAGGCTTTCAATGACTCCGCTATTTTTGCGGCGCTGGAATCTGCCTGATATTTTATTTTACCGTTTCGGTTGTTTTCTCTACAGCAAAATAATGCTTTAGATTTTCGCGGTATTTATTCGGTGGGCGTGTGTGGCGTTCGCTGAATTATGCCCTTAATATGATCGCTGTAATCTGCTGTCTTGCTTTTTTAGATTCGGGGAAATTTAAAAGCATCCAGGCATGGATCATATCTTCATATTCGTAGTAATTAAGTGCAACCCCTTTCGCCTGGGCCATGGATTTTAATTTTCTGGCATCCGCTACCAGGATTTCTTTTGAGCCAACAAAAACAGATATTTTACCCAGGCCCTCTAATGTGCCGTTAATTGGACTGAGTAAAGGATTATCCAATGCAGTACCACCTGCATACAATAGGCCGGCCTGTTGTAGTTTCTTTTTCCCTAAAAAGGGATCTATGGGCTCCGTTTCTTCTATTGCAGGATTTGACAATGTAATGTCCAGCCACGGAGAAAGCAGGATAATCTGATCAGGCTGGCTTACCTGCTCCAGCTTCATTTGTTGTGCCAGGGCCAGCGCAAAGCCACCACCCGCAGAATCGCCCATCAGTACCAGGTCAGCCGGACTAACCGTTTCGGTTAGTTGCTTGTAAAGTGGTGTTACCATCGCAAAGGATTCTTTGTATGTGTAAGCAGGAGCAAGCGGATAATCCGGCGCTGTAATGGTGCAATGGGTTTGCGCTACCAGTTCCGACAGGAACTCCCAGTGGAAGAGCTGGAAATTCTGAGTATAGGCGCCGCCGTGTAAATAAAGGATGTGTTTTCCGCTGTTTTTATGCTTTGGTTTTAAGGTGAATACATTAAAACCATCGATCTTTGACTGATGAATATCACAAATCTTTGAAATCTTTAAAGGAGGTTCGGGACGATTGTAAAAATTAAACCTGGAAGCTGCCAATTTCACCGGTAAGGCTTTCTTATTGATCAGCCGGAGAAAGATATTGAATAATCTGCTTTGGGGACTTGCCAATATGAATGTTTTAGATAATTTCGGTAAATAGCAATCGGGCCAGGCTCTACGGTAGGAAATGATGGCATAAAGGTAGCTATTTAATTGTCAGCAATACCCGGAGGTTTGCAGTTCGGGTAGAGCGGTATTTTAAAAGCACAAAATATTGCAAAGCTATGGATAGAGATATGCAGGAGAAGGATGATTTCTGGCTTCGGCTTGATAATGCTGCGAAGATATATCCCGCCATAAAGGATAAAGAGCTTACTTCTGTATTCAGGATAGGCGTGAAATTAAAACAGCGGGTAAAAGCAAAGCAGTTCCTGGAGGCGGTGCGTGCTATTGAAGCGCGTTTTCCCTATTATAAAGTGAAACTGAAAACCGGTTTTTTCTGGTACTACCTGGAGCCGCAGGATTTGCCTGTAACCATATCGCCCGACCAGGAAACCCCTTGCCGCGCTTTTTACCGGGAAGAACTGATGTTCAGGGTGCTCGCTAAAGAAAACAGGATCAGTGTTGAATTCTCTCATATCCTGACAGATGGAACGGGAGCATTTGAATTTTTAAAAACATTGTTACTGATTTATTTTGAAAAATGCGGCTTGACGATTCCTGTTAACCTTCCGTTTTATCACCCCGGAGAAGCCCCTGCAAAAGAAGAATATGAAGATGCCTATGGGAGGTATTTTAAAAAGATCGAAGGAGGCCCCGCCAAAATACCAAGGGCATTCCATGTTCCTTTCCATTTAAAAAAGGCGCCACGTTTTGCGGTATTAACGGCCATTGTACCAACCGGCGCAATCGTCAAAAAGGCGAAAGAATATGAAGTCAGTCTCACCGAATTTCTGACGGCGGTTTACATCTATTCACTTCAGCATATCTATAATCACCAGTCAGCCTTTAAAAAGCGAAGCAGCCATAAAATAATCCGCATTGAAGTACCGGTAAACCTGCGCAGGATGCTGCCTTCCCGTACCATGAGGAATTTTTCGCTGTATGTGATGCCCGGCATTGACCTGGGACTGGGTGATTATACCTTTGAAGAGATCGTGAAAGTAGTATATCATCAGATGCAACTGGAAACAGATAAAAAACTGATCAGTAAAATGATTTCCCGCAACGTTGGCGGGGAGAAGAATCCGTATATAAGAGGTGTGCCGTTATTTGTTAAATCTTTCATTCTTTCCCGGCTCTATGCAGCGGGTACAAGACAATACAGCGGCGTGGTTACCAATCTTGGAAGAATAGATTTAAGTCCCGGTATAAATAACCTGATCGATACATTCCAGTTTATTCCACCGCCGCCCAACAAGATCTTAAAAGTTAATTGTGGTGTCGTTGGATTTGATAATAAATTGGTGTTGAGCTTTGGCAATATCACCGTATCGAGGGAGCTGGAAAGACAGTTCCTCACATTCCTGACAGCCCAGGGCATCCCGGTTAAAATTGTTAATTTCAAGTAACAGCTATGATCATTTGTAAAAATTGCGGCGTGGAACTGGAGGAGGGAATAGCATTTTGTCCCTTATGTGGCGTGCCGGTAAACGGACAAGCAGGGAGTGAGCATACCCATTTTCATTTAACTGGAGAGGGACCGCAATTTACGGGTGGTCATGTTAAGATGAGCCGGCCGCAAAGAAAATTTACATGGGAAATTGCCTCTATCATTCTGCTCTCCGGGGCCATTGCATCTATCGCTATTAATCTTATCATCAGCAAAAAAATTACGTGGTCTGAATATCCGCTTGCTATTTCTCTTACTATTTTTTCTTACGTATCTATATTTACATTCTGGAATCAAAAAACCATCCCGAGGATGGCCGCTGGATTCATTGTATCCTGTTTTTTTTTAGTCATGCTTGATACGCTCACCCGCAATATCAGTTGGGAAGTAAAACTGGGAATCCCCTTGCTGCTGGCCAGTAATCTGGTGATGGCATTACTGATAGCCGTTATCCGTGTGGCAAAGTATAAGGGCATCAACCTGATCGCATATTCCTTTCTTGGATCGGCTATCTTATGTATTTGTATTGAAGGGATCTTATCTTTTTATAGAAATGGCAGCTTTCATCTTGATTGGAGCATCATTGTGGCTGCCTGTACTGTTCCTGTAAGTATTGTATTGTTCTTTGTGCATTTCAGGTTGAAAAGAGGGCAAAATCTTGAGCGCACTTTTCACATTTAGTAGCAGCACACCGGCGGGAATTTAGCTTGTAAAATTGCGCTTTTTTTGATATATTAGTAGTGTAAGAAGTGTTTACTCCAATTCCAGTCCGATCTTAGTACCCCATTGATCACTTTATAGCTATTATTTATGGCGGAAGTTAGAATCTCGAGTCCCCACCTGGTTTCACAGCTACTTTCCAAAGAGGAGCGGATGAAAAATATCCTGGTACTTGGCCTGGACGGTAAAATTAATGCTGCCGGTGAATGGACTGCTGATCTGGACCTGATCATCAGGTCGATTAAAGTGAGTGTGCTGGGTTTTTCCCGCACCAAAAAATATTATGTAGGCGCTCCGGGCGCTACCCTCCGGTTGGATGTTACAGATGGCGCTGTACAGCAATACTCAAAAGGGAAGCCATTGGAGGTAAATCATACAGAGACGAAGAAAAGTATCGGTAAAATCAGTCTGAAGATTAAACCGGAAATAGAAGCCCACCATGTAAAAGCATCGGTGGCAGAAGTGGAGAAGTCGAGGGATAAAGAGAGTGCCTCAACAAGTAGCTATCCATTTACAGAGATGTGGATTGAAGCGATTAAATATGAAGATCAGGTGGAGTGGAGAATAGACCTCCCCGAAGGTAATCATGTGGTGCGTGATTATTTATTGGGAAACATACCATTTTCGGCTACCATAAAATGGAATATTAAAGAGAAACAGGGAACTTTTTTTGTTGCCCCTTCAGATATCTTTTTTTATAACAAAAAGAATAAGAAAATAGACAAAATGAAAACGTTGTTGATGCGGTTTGCGTTGCATCATTTTCAAAAGGAATCAGTAAAAAATCCGGAAGGGTTAAGGTTTAACTTTGAAATTTATGAGTGACGAAATTCAGATTTCTGAGAAGACATACGCCATACTTCAGCAAATTGAAGCGGCCAGGGAGGTGGACCTGCATCTCCTGGAAAGCCTTTTCCCGGATATAACGGTGGATGAGTTCCGGAATTTTCTGCGCTTAAATCATATCCCCGAGGATATAGATACCCAAAAAATAGTAACACTTCTTTCGGATAAATCAGTTGTTACCCGAAGTCCTACTTCCACTAATAAAGGCGCCCTGATATTAAAGATGGCAACAGAAGCCGGCATTACAAAGAGCGCAGCAGCCCTGGTCATTGATGCGGTGGTGAGTGCGGTTGCATCCACCCTAAAGAAGGGTGAAAGCGTTACTTTACCTGGTTTAGGCACCTTCTCCGTTTCAAAAAGAGCTGCCCGCAATGGCCGGAATCCGCAAACCGGGCAAACGATCAGGATTAAAGCTAAGAAGGTCGCCAGTTTTAAAGCCGGGAAGGTGCTGAGCGAGAAGATCAGGTGATTGAGAGCTTAAAAGTGTCTAATTTTAATAGGATAATCTGTTTTTATTCGATTATCTTATGGAAATTAGACAGAAATAATGATTTTGGTATTATTTTTGTCTAATTTTAACAAGATAATTGGTTTTTGTTCGATTATCTTATTAAAATTAGACATTTTAGTATGACTACAAACCAGGCCATACAATCTTATACCGGACAACTTTTGACACATCAGCTATTGATGTCCATATTAAAGGATTACAAAAGGCCTAATGATAAGATTCATGCACTACTTGATGAGGGTGTTTTAACATCTGTTAAAAGAGGCGTCTATATTGTGGGACCGGCATTACAATCGAAAAAGCCGGAATCATTTCTTTTAGCCAATCATATTTTAGGTCCCAGCTATGTTTCTTTAGATACTGCATTGTCTTATTACGGATTAATTCCTGAACGTGTATTTGAGATTTCTTCTATGACTACTAAAGCTGCCAGGAAATTTACAACACCAGCAGGTATGTTTGCCTATTACCGGTTGTCATTACCCTATTATGCTTTTGGTATCCAGCGGGTAAAATTATCAGACGATCAATACGCACTGGTAGCATCACCGGAAAAAGCACTGTGTGATAAAATAGTTACAACCCCCGGGGTAAAATTAAGAAGCCGGATCAATGTGCTTAATTATTTACTGGAAGATCTGAGAATGGAGGAAGATAGTGTCAAAGAACTAAATACAAATAGCATACAGGATTGGTTACCAGATGCTCCTAAAAAGGATAGTTTATTGATGATGATTAAAACAATCAACAGCTTATGATAAAAGAGTGGCTGGAATCATATAAGCCTGCAAACAAAGAAGAAGCTTTGCAGGCCCTGCGTGAAATCATGCAGGAAATTGCCCTTGCAGGTTTGCAGCGTGCCGGCTTTTTTGAGAAAGCAGCTTTCTATGGGGGAACTGCACTACGTATCTTTTATGGTCTGAATCGTTTTTCAGAAGATCTTGATTTTTCGCTCCTGGAAGTGAATCCCGGCTTTTCTCTGGATAAATATCTTGATGCCATCGTTATTGAATTTGCAGCTTTAGGGATGAATGTGTCTGTCAGAGAGAAACAAAAAACAAATCAGCATAATAATATTGAATCGGCATTTTTAAAATCTGAAACCATTTGGAAGGAATTGATTCTGGAAGACATTATTCCTCAGAACGGGCTTGATCAGAAAGCAAATATCAAAATAAAACTTGAAGTTGATACTGCGCCTCCTTTAGGCTTTGAAACGGAAGAAAGGTTATTGTTGAAACCTTTCTCTTTTTATGTAAAGTGCTTTACTGTTGCAGATCTTTTTGCCGGTAAAATGCATGCATTGTTATTTCGTAAATGGAAGAACAATGTAAAGGGCCGGGACTGGTACGATATGGAATGGTACATCAAAAAAGGTATTTCCTTAAACCTGAAGCACTTTCTGTTAAGAGCAAAGGATAGTGGTGACTGGAATAAGGATACGATTACAGAAGAGGAGTTCAGGGAGCTATTAAGTGTTAAAATAGATA
The Chitinophaga sp. MM2321 DNA segment above includes these coding regions:
- a CDS encoding aspartate aminotransferase family protein, whose translation is MENIAYKKSAQLLERAKKVMAGGVSSEFRKYGHPHALFYTHGEGAHIYDVDGNDYLDFTLSQGPLILGHSHPAVIKAVNEYTAHGQLFAGQHLQELELAEKLNNLIPSAELMRFCLDGSEAVQTALRIARATTGRKKFLRFEGHYHGWLDNVCWGISTPSEEALGSKEDPHVFPWTAGIPERAREEFIILPWNDLALLEKTVATHYEDIAAIITEPVMCNNGCIMPVEGFLEGLRKVCDQYGIALIFDEVITGFRLGLGGAQQYFGITPDISVFAKALASGYPISAVVGKREWMKVIEEATVIHAGTMNAGNATVAAALATVQVLEAEMPYDRLFRYGKKLMDGLRNAAKETNQNLLVQGPGPMVHIGFTQLDAVKDYRDTLHYDRAKLGKFMAAMHDRKVRIIGRGLWYISTAHTEANIDHAIATAREVLGNL
- a CDS encoding aldo/keto reductase, producing the protein MNHTLIDPLTIPFSALGLGCVTFGREIDQGASFVMMDHALAHGITLFDTASAYGGGASETIVGAWLTARRPARDTLIIATKLLPPYEPVQIMAAVDQSLQRLGTDTIDLLYLHRWDPSIETTAALETFQALIQSGKIRMLGASNFNAAQISETLRRQAALGYARLGSFQNNHNLAVSDIDEAIFNIAAEHNIALVTYSPLGAGFLTGKYQQGMPGSTRFSVIPGHQDIYFQEAACRRLDTLQKVAASTGHSPVHLALAWAMHQPGVTSVLVGGRNTAQLDQAFAAQAFNDSAIFAALESA
- a CDS encoding alpha/beta hydrolase — encoded protein: MASPQSRLFNIFLRLINKKALPVKLAASRFNFYNRPEPPLKISKICDIHQSKIDGFNVFTLKPKHKNSGKHILYLHGGAYTQNFQLFHWEFLSELVAQTHCTITAPDYPLAPAYTYKESFAMVTPLYKQLTETVSPADLVLMGDSAGGGFALALAQQMKLEQVSQPDQIILLSPWLDITLSNPAIEETEPIDPFLGKKKLQQAGLLYAGGTALDNPLLSPINGTLEGLGKISVFVGSKEILVADARKLKSMAQAKGVALNYYEYEDMIHAWMLLNFPESKKARQQITAIILRA
- a CDS encoding DUF6320 domain-containing protein, encoding MIICKNCGVELEEGIAFCPLCGVPVNGQAGSEHTHFHLTGEGPQFTGGHVKMSRPQRKFTWEIASIILLSGAIASIAINLIISKKITWSEYPLAISLTIFSYVSIFTFWNQKTIPRMAAGFIVSCFFLVMLDTLTRNISWEVKLGIPLLLASNLVMALLIAVIRVAKYKGINLIAYSFLGSAILCICIEGILSFYRNGSFHLDWSIIVAACTVPVSIVLFFVHFRLKRGQNLERTFHI
- a CDS encoding HU family DNA-binding protein is translated as MATEAGITKSAAALVIDAVVSAVASTLKKGESVTLPGLGTFSVSKRAARNGRNPQTGQTIRIKAKKVASFKAGKVLSEKIR
- a CDS encoding nucleotidyl transferase AbiEii/AbiGii toxin family protein, giving the protein MIKEWLESYKPANKEEALQALREIMQEIALAGLQRAGFFEKAAFYGGTALRIFYGLNRFSEDLDFSLLEVNPGFSLDKYLDAIVIEFAALGMNVSVREKQKTNQHNNIESAFLKSETIWKELILEDIIPQNGLDQKANIKIKLEVDTAPPLGFETEERLLLKPFSFYVKCFTVADLFAGKMHALLFRKWKNNVKGRDWYDMEWYIKKGISLNLKHFLLRAKDSGDWNKDTITEEEFRELLSVKIDTVNLNRVKADISRFIPDPEVLDIWSTQYFHDLVTQLKINV